The Nostoc cf. commune SO-36 genomic sequence TTTATTCTTTTTTTTAGTGTAATTGCATTTTATTGTAGAACTTCAAAGAGGTAAATTTGCCCTGTTTAATCCGAAAAATAACTGCAAATACTGCTTCTAAAGCATTCACCATAAGGATTTCCGGGCAATTTCCTGAAATCTACCTGAACAATATCAAAAGAATAGACAACCGAATCTAAAGAATCAGCAATCTAATCTAAAGTTTGTTCATTTGAAAGATAAATCTAATTTTGTATAGTTTTGCTAAAGGTAGTAATTGCTGTTTTTATTAGTATTTCTTTATTGAAGATGAAAGTCAAAAAATGCTTTCATTCACGTCCTTGATCTTCCTTTTGATAGAGGAATTTCAGTTTAAGTAATAGGAACTTCATTCTAATGGCAACTTCTGACAATAGCAATCAAACTGCTGGATCACAAGGTACTAGCAACAATTTATCTGGTAACGGAAATTTTTCTTCAGTGATGGCAAATGGCAGTCCACCGATGGCAGCAGTTTAGGTGGTAGCGGTGGCTCCGGTGTTGCTGATAGCGGTAGCGGTGGCGCTGGTGGTGGCGCTGGTGGTGGCGCTGGTGGTGGCGCTGGTGGCGGTGCTGGTGGCTTCGCTTCCTTCATCGGTGGTGGCAACTCATCCACAACCAGTGAAGATGGAAAGTACAAATATAATTACGAGCGACCACTCGACGAGCGGGCTTTAACTGATACTAATAATCCGTTCAATCAACTCATCGGAGTCCTTGGCGGTGACACCAGTGCATTAGGTGGTGGTAGCAACCCCTTTGCTAGTGGTGGCGCATCTAGCGGTAACGCATCTGGTGGTAGCGGCAACCCCTTTGCTGGTGGCGCATCTGGCGGTAACACATCTGGTGGTAGCGGCAACCCCTTTGCTGGTGGCGCATCTAGCGGTAACGCATCTGGTGGTAGCGGCAACCCCTTTGCTGGTGGCGCATCTGGCGTAACACATCTGGTGGTAGCAGCAATCTCCCTGGTAACTTACCATTTGGCAACACTCCCCCCTCCCAGGAAAGTGGTAGCAACCTACCTGAAACTGGCAACGGTCAACCTGTACCTTATAAGAGTGACAACTGGATATCTGATATTCAAAAATTAGATGGTGCAAATGCTACCGGTAACAGTGGCCAAGGTAACGCTAACTGGTTATATGGTAGTAACAACACAACCGACGGTAATGGTAACTGGAATTTTGGTAGTGATAACACAACCAACGGTAACGGTAACTGGAACTACGGTGACGGCGGCAAAACCGAAGGTAATGGCAACTGGGGCTTTGGTAACGAGAACACAACCAACGGTAACGGTAACTGGAACTTAGGCAATAACAACGACATCCTTGGTAATGCCAATAGACTCCCTGGTAGTAACAACGACATCCTTGGTACTGGCAACACTGGCAGCGTAAATAACAGCAATCTCCTTGGAAACCGGATTGAAGCTAGTGGTGATAACAAAACACTCATTGGTAATGAAGGCTGGAATTTTTCTGTTAGTGGAGAACTGATATCGCTAGGTAGTAGTAAGCCTAGCCAAGGTATAGGAACTGATGTCAGCAGTTTACTCAGCAGTTCTGACCTTATAACATCCGCCATGTCAAATCCAGGCTACAACAACCCAAATTATGATTTCTCTACCATAGCCCCGCAAGCTTTGTAGCAGACAGAAGCCAGTTTTTGCATTGGTAAACTTGTCTATTGTGGCATTGGCTTTTTTGCCAACTTGAGTTGATTACATTTTGAATCCAATACTTCTTGGTTAAACTTTGCAGTTGACATTGCTCTCATTGAGCGGCGTAAGAATCAACCTTCTAGCACTTCAAAAATTTCAATCTGTAATTAACCCATAATTATTACTCTTTGAAATATAGTGCGTAAGGTACAGAAAAACTAATTAGCCACAGATGAACATAGATACTCGTAGGGACACGGCAATGCCGTGTCTTCAATCCTAGTTGGATGACCAGCAAGTTTGAGTAGCTTTCCTTAATTAAGTTTTCGTCAACTTTCAGATTAGTATTCATTTCCTCACTAGCTCAAAATTTTTAGGTTTTGTGGCTAATTTAAGTCAAATGCATAAAAATTATTTTTAGTAATTCGGTGCGGGTAAACGGTTTAGTTAGATATCCAGATGCCCCAACTAATTTGGCTTTTACTTTGTCTAAAACCCCTTTATTTCCAGTGACAAAGATAATAGGAGTCTTTTGAAACATAGAATTATTTCGTATAATCCGACACAACTCATAACCATCGATTCCTAGCATATTTAAATCCAGCAAAATTAAGTCTGGTTTGTGCCTTATAATGGACAAAACGGCTTTTACTGGATCGTTAATAGTCACTACAAAAAAATTTTCGTTTTCTAAGAAATAGCTAATTTCTTTAAGAATTGTCGGGCTATCATCTACAGAAACGATTTTATGGACTTTTTGTGCCGTTACAGTAGCCGCCATTACTTTTTGGGAAGCAGGATTTATGTTATTTGATATTGTTGGTTCCTGAAAGTTTTCTTTAGAAGGAGTAGAAATCTGTGGTAATTGCTGAACAGGAGCTATATTCTCTTTAGAAGTATCTGGGTAAGAGTTGACGCTGGTACTTAGTTTTTCTTTAGTGTCAACTAATTCGGGAATTAATTTCGATAAACGCGTAGGCGTAGCCCATCGTAGATATTGCTCTTCAAAAATCCTTGGTAACTTATCATAAGGTGGATCGGGTTCATGCAAAATAATCGCACCCTGAAGGATGTAAGGATATAAATTGCGAGCCAGTTGGATTTCATCTTGATTCAAAATTACAGCCAGATGACACAGGCTAAAACCCTTCATCCAATTAGCCAAATCTGGCTGGATATCTGGTAAATCTTGGTTCTCAAGTTTGTTTTTAATCAACAGATAGGGACGTTGATATGGAGAAGAAATCTGGGGAATAAAAGTTTGCCAATTCTGTAATCTTAGTTGGCAATGTTCTAAAAGTTTTTCTACATCTAGCCTGCAAATTTTTGTCATTCTATCAAGTATTTCTACTAATTCATAAGTACCTTCTTTGATGAGTAAAAATGATTCAATCACCTCTTTAACTAATTCTTGAACCAGCACTGCTGCTTGTGTAGAATGTAGATGTTGTTGACTCACAAGCCAAGATATCGCCTGATACTCTAGAGGGCAATTTCTCGAATTGCTGTCATCTTCGATTAACTGACTGTGTGAATCAGGTTCAAACATCAGCCTGACTTGAACACGAACCTCACTGCTAAGGAGGGGAATTTGGTGGCTAAGACGACGCAAATGTCGTTCTAGTCGATCAAAAGGTTCTACTGAATGGGTAGCGTAAGTTATTTTGCCCTGTTCTAAGTAAATCGTCCAAGAAACTGAGTTACTCGATGCTTGTAAACAAGTACTATCGGAGCAATTGGATAACTGTCTTAGCAAACTTAGAGGACGTAGTTTGGTGAATGTACCTGAGTGATTCATATTCTTCAAGTTTTCTTGCGGAATCAACAACCGAACATTTGTAGATTGAAAATATCAGCTATGAAGTATTTTCTTTTTTGTAATATTTTTCTACGCACAACTTATTTTTTTAAAATATTGTTTTTGTAACTGAATTGTTACATTTAGTGCTTTCTACTTAATCTATCTCAAAAAACAAGTAGGTGGGTATGGAATAAAGAAACAATGATTATGGCTGGACTAACAGTAGATGCTGCTTACTTCTTAAGGTCTACTCAACTACCGACAACTCTTAGCTGAAGACCTTAATAATGACGTTTATTTATGCCCACTCACTCAAAAAGGTAAATTTGATCCCGAATTCGCGCAGTTACGCTGGTATACTTCTAAAGTTGATGAGCTTAATTATGCTTAATTACTTTTCTATAAAGAAACGGTTTTTCTACATAAAATCTTTAAAAACTTATCTAGGAAAGTTTACGTATTTATTGTACTGTAGGTTTAATGGATATAAATTTTTGGTAGATACATTACAACAGGTAATGCTGGGTCTTGATAAACTCTTTTTTGCTAAACTAAGCTGTACTCAAGTTCTTCTTAAATATGTAGAGAACTTCATGAAAATCATTTGTTTAATAAAGATTAGAGCATCTACCACTAGATACTATATTCTATAGTCGCCTAAACGACTGAAATTATATACTCTGAGCAAAGGGAAATAAAGCTTTGGACTTTAACATAACACAAAAAGTTATGCATGATACATTAAGACTTGATGAAGTAGTAGAATTTGCTGAGAACCCAGAACCACGTTGTCCTTGTGTACTTTTACTAGACACATCTGGGTCGATGCAAGGAGATCCGATTGAGGCTTTAAATCAAGGTTTATTAAGCTTAAAGGATGAATTAGTCAAAAATTCCTTAGCCGCAAGACGGGTGGAAGTGGCGATCGTCACTTTTGATAGTAATATCAATGTAGTACAAGACTTTGTGACTGCTGATCAATTCAATCCGCCGATTTTGACAGCACAGGGCTTGACTACGATGGGTGCAGGGATTCATAAAGCTTTGGACATAATTCAAGAGCGGAAATCTCAGTATCGTGCCAATGGGATTGCTTATTATCGTCCTTGGGTATTTATGATTACCGATGGAGAACCCCAAGGCGAGTTAGAGCAAGTAGTAGATCAAGCAGCCCAACGTCTACAAGGAGATGAAGCTAGTAAACGTGTGGCATTTTTTACGGTTGGCGTAGAAAATGCGAATATGACGCGTTTAAATCAAATAACCGTGCGTACTCCCTTAAAGCTCAAAGGACTAAATTTTATCGAGATGTTTGTCTGGTTGTCAACTAGTATGTCAGCTGTTTCTCATTCCCAAGTGGATGAACAGGTAGCACTACCGCCGATTGGCTGGGGGACTGTTTAATTAAAAATCGCAGCTTGATGTTAAACACCTGGCTGCTAGAAAAAAATCTATGAACATATCAAAACAGATTGCTCAATGGCGGATTGTGGCTGCGTCTGTATGTGGTACAGGTCACTTAAAAAACAATCAATTATGTCAGGATGCTCATCACTGGCAAATATTGTCAGATAATGTTTTAGTGGCAGCAGCAGCAGATGGTGCTGGTTCTGCGAGCCTTGGGAAAGTGGGAGCGATGATTGCTGTGGAGACAGCAATAGAAAACATTTCAACTATTGGACTAACCCAAAAAAGTTTGAATGATGATGATTATGTGCGATCGCTCTTAAATGATGCCATACTAGCAGCCAAAAAAGCTGTGGAGGATGAGGCGGCTACTTGTGACAAACAGCCTCAAGATTTAGCAACTACCTTAATTATGATGGTCGCCACACCAGAAGTTGTGGCTGTGATGCAAATAGGTGATGGTTTGGCAGTGGCAAAAGATCGTATGGGCAACCTGCTGGCACTTACCATACCTGACAGTGGCGAATACATCAACGAAACTACTTTTTTAACTTCGCCTACTGCCTTAGATACAGCGCAGATAAGATTATGGCGCACAGACATAGTAAATGTTGGCATCATCACCGACGGATTACAAATGCTGGCTTTGAATATGGTTGTTGGCGAACCACACAAACCATTCTTTTTTCCCCTGTTTGAATTTGTAGCCAATACCGAGGATAAGACAGTAGCCAAGGAGCAGTTAGTAAAATTCTTACGCTCAGAGCGAATTACGCAACGCACTGATGATGATTTGACACTCATTATAGCCGCATTCAACGACTCGTGAGCAATAAATTTACAGGTTTCACATCTTACAATAACTTCCGTTAGCGGTAATTTCATTATGCAGGTACTACGTTGTTCTCCTAAAAAAGAAATTCTCAGCCTCAATGTCAGTTTGGGGCGTGGTGGTGAAGCTTGTGTTTATGCAGTGCCATCCGATAACAACTTGGTGGCAAAGATTTACCACAAGCCAACCACTGCCCATGCTGATAAACTCCAGGCGATGCTTGCCAACCCGCCAGAAAACCCTACGGCTAGTTTGGGGCATATTTCTATCGCTTGGCCAGAGGATTTATTACGGGCAGCAGATGGCAAAAATAGCATCCTGGGCTTTTTAATGCCACGCATTCAGGGGATGCGACCAATCATCGATTTTTATAACCCCCGAACCCGTCGTCAACACTGCCCCCTATTCAACTATCAGTACCTGCTCCGCACGGCTCGTAACCTAGCGGCAGCTTTTGCTGCTTTGCACGCTAGTGGATATTGTATTGGTGATGTAAACGAGTCAAATATTCTCGTCAGTGACACCGCCCTGGTGACTTTGATAGATACAGACTCTTTCCAAGTACTTGACCCCAACAGCAATGTTGTTTACCGTTGCCCAGTAGGTAAACCAGAGTTTACCCCACCAGAACTACAGAATAAAACTTTTGCCCAACACGATCGCGAAATCTCTCACGATTTATTTGGGTTAGCGGTGCTAGTATTTCAACTCTTGATGGAAGGCACGCATCCATTTTCGGGGATATTTCAAGGCGCTATTGAGCCACCACCCTACGAAGCACGCATTGCATCGGGTCATTTCACTTACAGCGAAAAGCGGTACGTACCATACCTGCCCACACCCATCGCGCCTCCTTGGGAAATTCTCCATCCCAGCTTGCAGGAACTATTTATTCGTTGTTTTGAAGATGGTCACACCAACCCACTGCTGCGCCCCAGTGCCCAAACTTGGCTCTCAGCAATAGCTGAAGCCGAAGATTCCCTGATTACCTGCACGACAAATCCCCAGCATCGCTACAACAACCACATGCGTAGCTGTCCGTGGTGTGAACGTACCGTGCGATTAGGCGGACGCGACCCCTTTCCATCACATCGGGCTATAGAAGCTAAAGAACATCTACAACCGCGAGTCAAACGAAGAAAACAGTATACCCAGACACCACGTTTTCCACAGCGAGCCACATCACCGCAGTTAAGTAATTATTGGCAGCCAGTAATTACTCCTAGTGGTTCATCATATAAACCTGCCAAAAAGTCAAGATTGTACCCGGTTATTTGTTGTTTGCTGGGTTTTGGTTTGTTGGGATATGCGGACATAATGATTAAATTCACTCAGCCGTTGGTTTCCCAAAATGCTTACACCCAACAAGCATTGAACTCTCCCCAGACAAATAACAAACTCAGCTTCGCTGATTCTTATCAGCAAGGTTACATTGCTTACAAAGAGCGAGACTATGACAAAGCAATTATTAGCTTTTAGTGAAGCAATTGAACAAGAACCTACACACGCTAGATCAATTGTAAATCGTGTCAATGCCCGCTATAACCTGAAAGACTACGAAGGAGCAGTTACAGATTATAGCCAAGCTCTCAAAATCAAGCCCAATCAAATCAAAGCTCTTGTAAATCGCGGTAATGCCCGCTATATGCTAGCCGAATATAGTAACGATCCTGATACAGAGTATAACCTAGCGATCGCAGACTATAATCGGGCTATCGCTCTGGATAACAATGAAGTTGAAGCTTATCTCAGACGAGGGATTGTTCGCACCCAAATGGCTAAATATAGCGGTGAATCTCGACAAGATTACAAAAAAGCGATCGCAGATTTTACCCACACAATAAAACTTAATATATCCAAAGCAGAAGCTTACTTTCAGCGAGGTGTCGTCTATTATCAAATTGCTCAATATAGCAGCAATTATGAGCAAGAATATAATCAAGCGATCGCTGACTTTAACCAAGCATTAACCATAAGCCCCAAACTAGCAAAAGTGTATCTCAAACGAGGTATGGTTCGCTATGAACTGGCACAATATGGCGGTAGTGAATCTAACAAATATCAGACGAAAGCTATCGAAGATATACAGGCATCGGCCAAAATATTTCTTGAGCAAGGTGATATGGATAATTATCAGCAAGCACTCAGTAATATGTGTGTAGTCATAGAAAACAAATGTGACCCTTTATTCCAAGGCTCAAGTAATGTCGAAAAAACTAACTAGAAAACAGTAACTTTTGTTACTGAAATATTCTTGGTTTTGATTGCAAAATCAAGCCTAACTAGGGTTAGTGACAGCTAGCCCTAGTTATTTTATTGGTGATATTTGTATTTAAACCACACCTATCTTGAAACCTGTAGTTCTTCTCTGATGAAAAGGATTTGCCCTCATCCCCCAACCCCTTCTCCCAGATATGGGAGAAGGGGAGCTAGAATTTCAAAGTCCCTCTCCCATATATGGGAGAGGGATTTAGGGTGAGGGCGAAAACTATGGTTCTCAACTTAGATGAGGTTTAATTAAGTAATTTATTTTCATGTTTATAGATATTCATAGAGCTTTTATATAGAAAAGATTTTAATTTATCTTTCCTTTATAATTATGCCGAAAATTACAGTTAGATTATTGACGGAGAAAAAGAAATCAGAAATACATTTCTCTCCTTCCAAGTGCATCCTCTTCATCTCGAAAAAGTCGAATAATCATATCCCTACAAATCTCCGAGGTAATTGCATGAAAGCGGTGATTTTGGCTGGAGGTCTTGGTACACGCCTCAGTGAAGAAACCAGTGTTAGACCTAAGCCGATGGTTGAAATTGGTGGTAAGCCAATTCTCTGGCACATTATGAAAACTTACTCTGCCCACGGCATTAATGACTTCATCATTTGTTGTGGTTACAAAGGTTACATAATTAAAGAGTATTTTGCTAACTACTTTTTACACATGTCAGATGTCACCTTTGACATGAGATTTAACCAGATGAATGTGCATTCTGGGTATGCTGAACCCTGGCGTGTCACCTTAGTAAATACGGGTGATAATACCATGACAGGCGGGCGCTTAAAGCGAATCAGTGAACATCTTGGTAATGAAACTTTTTGCTTTACTTATGGTGATGGTGTAAGTAATATTAATATCACCGAACTAGTTAAGTTTCATAAACAACAAAATAGCTTAGGAACACTGACAGCCGTTCAACCAGCCGGACGTTTTGGTGCTATTTCTTTAGGATATGAGCAAACTAAAATCACCAGCTTTCGGGAAAAACCTGAAGGTGATGGAGCTTGGATTAATGGCGGTTATTTTGTGTTAGAACCAGAAGTAATCAACTTAATCGCTGATGACTCTACCGTATGGGAGCAAGAGCCATTAGAAAAACTCGCTGATATGGAACAGCTATCTGCTTTCAAACACGATGGTTTTTGGCAACCAATGGATACTTTACGTGATAAAAACTATCTGGAGGGGCTGTGGAAAACTAATCAAGCTCCTTGGAAGGTATGGTAGGAAGAGAGTTAGGAGTCAGA encodes the following:
- a CDS encoding response regulator: MNHSGTFTKLRPLSLLRQLSNCSDSTCLQASSNSVSWTIYLEQGKITYATHSVEPFDRLERHLRRLSHQIPLLSSEVRVQVRLMFEPDSHSQLIEDDSNSRNCPLEYQAISWLVSQQHLHSTQAAVLVQELVKEVIESFLLIKEGTYELVEILDRMTKICRLDVEKLLEHCQLRLQNWQTFIPQISSPYQRPYLLIKNKLENQDLPDIQPDLANWMKGFSLCHLAVILNQDEIQLARNLYPYILQGAIILHEPDPPYDKLPRIFEEQYLRWATPTRLSKLIPELVDTKEKLSTSVNSYPDTSKENIAPVQQLPQISTPSKENFQEPTISNNINPASQKVMAATVTAQKVHKIVSVDDSPTILKEISYFLENENFFVVTINDPVKAVLSIIRHKPDLILLDLNMLGIDGYELCRIIRNNSMFQKTPIIFVTGNKGVLDKVKAKLVGASGYLTKPFTRTELLKIIFMHLT
- the rfbF gene encoding glucose-1-phosphate cytidylyltransferase produces the protein MKAVILAGGLGTRLSEETSVRPKPMVEIGGKPILWHIMKTYSAHGINDFIICCGYKGYIIKEYFANYFLHMSDVTFDMRFNQMNVHSGYAEPWRVTLVNTGDNTMTGGRLKRISEHLGNETFCFTYGDGVSNINITELVKFHKQQNSLGTLTAVQPAGRFGAISLGYEQTKITSFREKPEGDGAWINGGYFVLEPEVINLIADDSTVWEQEPLEKLADMEQLSAFKHDGFWQPMDTLRDKNYLEGLWKTNQAPWKVW
- a CDS encoding vWA domain-containing protein, with translation MHDTLRLDEVVEFAENPEPRCPCVLLLDTSGSMQGDPIEALNQGLLSLKDELVKNSLAARRVEVAIVTFDSNINVVQDFVTADQFNPPILTAQGLTTMGAGIHKALDIIQERKSQYRANGIAYYRPWVFMITDGEPQGELEQVVDQAAQRLQGDEASKRVAFFTVGVENANMTRLNQITVRTPLKLKGLNFIEMFVWLSTSMSAVSHSQVDEQVALPPIGWGTV
- a CDS encoding PP2C family serine/threonine-protein phosphatase, coding for MNISKQIAQWRIVAASVCGTGHLKNNQLCQDAHHWQILSDNVLVAAAADGAGSASLGKVGAMIAVETAIENISTIGLTQKSLNDDDYVRSLLNDAILAAKKAVEDEAATCDKQPQDLATTLIMMVATPEVVAVMQIGDGLAVAKDRMGNLLALTIPDSGEYINETTFLTSPTALDTAQIRLWRTDIVNVGIITDGLQMLALNMVVGEPHKPFFFPLFEFVANTEDKTVAKEQLVKFLRSERITQRTDDDLTLIIAAFNDS